A single window of Pungitius pungitius chromosome 20, fPunPun2.1, whole genome shotgun sequence DNA harbors:
- the xkr5a gene encoding XK-related protein 5a: protein MNAAGAAARRMPSAARRGGGWAARCQALLFGVSALVIVAERTALIYCIGFYLWNEETQWAGITLGLFLPGTAVQLLSMKWYYDDGDDRRCYLSVIHILHLGIFKRFWDCTRSVLRMQDSVAELGAAVMQQADVAALWLLEALVLTLPQSLLQAHVVVSTDVGIMSPVAYCCGLCVLSISWALVLYSRACCLIRPGHLAMPPAALLCQLVWRAGMLGARVTCLMFFARVFNWWVCGVAGFHWLTASFWLVSQQPDICTGPWCWRAFNGVMGLVHVFLFLNVKDGPSRFRMAIFYAFMLVENATLLLAASDFLSEASWDSMTLPATVLCSFLLGATSLVLYYRFLHPKSTEISQGTNHDHMGSTCMEREESSFSFGDKSLPAASVQNHGSFSLSGVAGSLLEHPGTCGGGRANGSCPCYHHHWLLIRLALKTGDLGKINAAYGAGGAAAILDMEEYRQHFKSNEGMTITAGGSCEGVSASESQGKGPAPLSDCKDEFQSVSEPTSGDNQEEEEEDDSLEMESPMESPTSDFKRSSPEGKSVFGDSPEPYFCPTESSSTLYFSADPQSPSSASTTRLDRDTGGLELWVPLNSIPSDPALHRDVRGLMGRVGPRCTSAPKLDSGALHSAATVPHLTGPRRQLIMSRRDEEDIF, encoded by the exons TCATCTACTGTATTGGGTTTTACCTTTGGAACGAGGAGACGCAGTGGGCGGGCATCACTCTCGGCCTTTTTCTACCGGGAACCGCAGTTCAGCTGCTAAGTATGAAATGGTACTACGACGACGGCGATGACAGGCGCTGCTACCTCTCCGTCATACACATACTGCACTTGGGCATCTTCAAAAG GTTTTGGGACTGCACGAGGTCCGTGTTGCGCATGCAGGACTCGGTGGCCGAGCTGGGAGCCGCTGTCATGCAGCAGGCAGACGTGGCTGCTCTTTGGTTGCTGGAGGCCCTCGTCCTCACGCTGCCCCAGAGCCTGCTGCAGGCTCATGTGGTGGTGTCCACTGATGTGGGCATCATGTCCCCAG TGGCCTATTGCTGTGGTCTGTGTGTGCTGTCTATTTCCTGGGCCTTGGTGCTGTACAGCCGAGCCTGCTGTCTGATACGACCGGGCCACCTGGCCATGCCTCCGGCGGCCCTGCTGTGCCAGCTGGTGTGGAGGGCTGGCATGCTGGGGGCGAGGGTGACTTGCCTCATGTTTTTCGCCAGGGTCTTTAACTGGTGGGTCTGTGGAGTAGCAG GTTTCCACTGGCTCACCGCCTCCTTCTGGCTGGTGTCCCAGCAGCCAGACATCTGCACCGGCCCCTGGTGTTGGCGCGCCTTCAATGGCGTCATGGGGCTGGTCcacgtcttcctcttcctcaacgTTAAGGACGGACCCTCGCGCTTTCGCATGGCCATTTTCTACGCG TTCATGCTGGTGGAGAACGCCACTCTGCTGCTGGCCGCCTCCGACTTCCTCAGCGAAGCATCGTGGGACAGCATGACGCTTCCCGCCACCGTGCTGTGTAGCTTCCTCCTCG GCGCGACCTCTCTCGTCCTCTACTACAGGTTCCTCCACCCCAAGTCAACGGAGATCTCCCAGGGTACCAACCACGACCACATGGGCAGCACGTGCATGGAACGAGAGGAGTCCTCGTTCTCCTTCGGGGACAAAAGTCTGCCGGCCGCCTCGGTTCAAAACCACGGCAGCTTCTCGCTCTCGGGTGTGGCTGGTTCTCTGCTGGAGCACCCGGgaacctgcgggggggggcgagccaACGGCTCCTGTCCCTGCTACCACCACCACTGGCTCCTGATCCGGCTGGCCCTGAAAACGGGAGACCTGGGGAAGATCAACGCGGCGTACGGGGCCGGCGGAGCGGCGGCCATACTGGATATGGAGGAGTACCGCCAGCACTTTAAGAGCAACGAGGGCATGACCATCACGGCGGGGGGCAGCTGCGAGGGGGTCTCCGCGTCCGAGTCGCAGGGGAAAGGCCCGGCACCTCTCTCGGACTGCAAAGACGAGTTCCAGAGTGTGAGCGAGCCCACGTCCGGCGACaaccaagaggaggaggaggaggacgacagccTGGAGATGGAGAGCCCGATGGAGTCGCCCACGTCGGACTTCAAGCGGAGCTCGCCGGAGGGCAAGTCCGTGTTCGGAGACAGCCCGGAGCCGTACTTCTGTCCCACCGAGTCGAGTTCCACCCTGTACTTCAGCGCTGACCCCCAGTCCCCCAGCAGTGCCAGCACCACCCGCTTGGACCGGGACACGGGGGGTCTGGAACTGTGGGTCCCCCTCAACTCGATTCCCAGCGACCCGGCCCTTCACAGAGACGTCCGCGGGCTCATGGGCCGGGTGGGGCCACGCTGCACCTCCGCTCCGAAATTGGACTCCGGAGCGCTGCACTCTGCGGCCACCGTCCCTCATCTCACTGGCCCCAGGAGGCAGCTCATAATGTCGCGGAGGGATGAAGAGGACATCTTCTAG